A section of the Euryarchaeota archaeon genome encodes:
- the larE gene encoding ATP-dependent sacrificial sulfur transferase LarE, which produces MALEPQSVMTRPASASVSQRIEALREAFRSRRRVLVAFSGGVDSAILAKIAFDELGSGSLAAILDSETFARSELEGAVKTASEMGVPHLVVRFSELRRPDYALNPVNRCFICREEMSVVLRREADERGFDTIAAGVNVSDLGEWRPGIAALRAAGVWMPLVEQTIDKQGVRDIAAALGLSVANKPSMACLSSRIPYGDLITVEKLTLVERAETAVRALGFAQVRVRLLGDVARVEVTPEDVPRLMASYETVRVALESLGFSSVVVDGRGYRSGSLNEGVAPAPPVLPHRKS; this is translated from the coding sequence ATGGCTTTGGAGCCCCAGTCGGTGATGACGCGTCCCGCTTCGGCCAGCGTCTCGCAGCGTATCGAAGCGCTTCGCGAGGCGTTCCGGTCGAGACGCCGCGTCCTCGTGGCCTTTTCGGGCGGCGTGGATTCCGCGATACTCGCAAAGATCGCCTTCGACGAGCTTGGCAGCGGTTCGCTGGCCGCGATACTTGACTCCGAGACGTTCGCCCGCTCCGAACTCGAAGGCGCCGTGAAGACGGCGAGCGAGATGGGTGTTCCCCACCTCGTGGTCCGTTTCTCCGAGCTTAGGCGCCCCGATTACGCGCTCAACCCGGTGAACAGATGCTTCATCTGCCGCGAGGAGATGTCGGTGGTCCTAAGGCGCGAGGCCGACGAGCGTGGTTTCGACACGATCGCCGCAGGCGTCAACGTGTCCGACCTTGGCGAATGGCGACCCGGCATCGCGGCTCTCCGCGCGGCGGGCGTGTGGATGCCATTGGTGGAGCAGACGATTGACAAACAAGGCGTACGCGACATCGCGGCGGCCCTCGGCCTTTCTGTCGCCAACAAACCGTCGATGGCGTGCCTTTCGTCGCGGATACCGTACGGGGACTTGATCACCGTCGAGAAGCTGACTCTCGTCGAACGAGCGGAGACCGCCGTGCGCGCTTTGGGGTTCGCGCAGGTCCGCGTCCGGCTACTAGGCGATGTCGCGCGCGTCGAAGTCACGCCCGAGGATGTCCCGCGCCTCATGGCATCGTATGAAACGGTCCGCGTAGCGTTGGAAAGTCTCGGTTTTTCATCTGTTGTGGTGGACGGACGCGGGTACCGCTCGGGAAGCCTCAATGAAGGCGTGGCGCCCGCGCCTCCTGTATTGCCACATAGAAAGAGTTAA
- a CDS encoding TlpA family protein disulfide reductase: MRVATQAMLLVLILVGGCLGADGPSGRDKSGASDADIASRENVTRTEATPTGPDWAFTDTDGVQHSRNSTAGLPSVLFFMASWCSSCRTKTAVMASVNDTYWPDGLQTFTLAFDSTDDDSSLEAWKAKYDQPWPHGIDAGFKVQKAFGITSQSSVVVVDAEGEVVKKFGYNTVTETALEDAVEQAFAATA; this comes from the coding sequence GTGCGCGTAGCCACGCAAGCCATGCTCCTCGTCTTGATCCTCGTCGGAGGCTGTCTTGGGGCGGACGGGCCGTCCGGAAGGGACAAGAGCGGTGCCTCGGACGCCGACATTGCCTCGCGGGAGAACGTGACCCGGACGGAGGCGACGCCCACGGGCCCCGATTGGGCCTTCACGGACACCGATGGGGTACAACATTCGAGGAACTCCACCGCCGGCCTCCCAAGCGTCCTCTTCTTCATGGCGTCGTGGTGTTCGTCTTGCAGGACGAAAACGGCGGTGATGGCGAGCGTCAACGACACGTACTGGCCGGACGGGCTGCAGACTTTCACGCTTGCCTTCGATTCCACCGACGACGATTCGAGCCTTGAGGCGTGGAAGGCCAAGTACGACCAACCGTGGCCCCACGGCATCGATGCCGGTTTCAAGGTCCAGAAGGCGTTCGGGATAACGTCGCAATCGAGCGTCGTGGTAGTCGACGCGGAAGGCGAGGTCGTGAAGAAGTTCGGGTACAACACCGTCACTGAAACGGCGTTGGAGGACGCGGTGGAGCAGGCGTTCGCCGCCACGGCATAG
- a CDS encoding SulP family inorganic anion transporter, with amino-acid sequence MCAFSYRPPRLATLKLYVPAFRPALLRSLDAYDRRRLTGDLTAGLIVGIVAIPLAIAFAIASGVGPAAGLVTAVVAGLAVALFGGSRVQIAGPTGAFVVIVYGVVAQYGVDGLLVATLMAGVILFLFGLFRMGQVIKFIPHPVITGFTAGIGAIIFLGQAKEIMGLRGVEIPAETVPRVLALAANAAASDPWAVGFAVGTILVILAAKRFTPRIPGPAIALVVFTGAAYYFQLPLETVEARFGELSAGLPFPTLPVITLERLAQLVPAALTIALLGAIESLLSAVVADGMMEDRHDSDQELIGQGIANLLSPLFGGIPATGAIARTATNVQNGATTPVSGAVHSVFILIFATFFSVLIGTIPMAVLAGILTVVAYNMSEIPKFRRVLYMPRSDAGVMLATFFITVFVDLVTAVEVGMVLASFQFMIKMSRVSRVEIVNPGDDPVYNRQQSLEGKEIPPGVAVYSIDGPFFFGAAEEFQLAIERVSGRPKVVIFRMRHVPYMDATGLTTLERIVKNMKRAGTAVVLSGVQNQPMDMMLRGGFFRTLEDRNVHAHIDAALERANEIIASHGAPPGARA; translated from the coding sequence ATGTGTGCGTTCTCGTACCGTCCGCCGCGGCTGGCCACCTTGAAACTATACGTTCCCGCGTTCCGACCCGCACTGCTACGCTCGCTCGACGCTTACGACCGAAGGCGACTCACCGGCGACCTCACGGCCGGCCTCATCGTGGGCATCGTCGCGATCCCCCTCGCGATAGCGTTCGCGATCGCCTCCGGCGTCGGCCCCGCCGCGGGACTCGTGACGGCCGTCGTGGCGGGACTCGCGGTGGCGCTTTTCGGAGGATCACGCGTCCAGATCGCAGGGCCCACAGGCGCTTTCGTCGTCATCGTCTACGGCGTGGTCGCGCAATACGGCGTCGATGGCCTCTTGGTGGCCACTCTCATGGCCGGCGTCATCCTTTTCCTCTTCGGCCTTTTTCGGATGGGCCAGGTCATCAAGTTCATCCCGCACCCTGTGATCACGGGGTTCACTGCGGGGATCGGCGCCATCATCTTCTTGGGCCAGGCGAAGGAGATCATGGGACTGCGAGGCGTCGAGATCCCGGCCGAGACGGTGCCGCGCGTACTCGCCCTCGCCGCGAACGCGGCCGCGAGCGACCCATGGGCCGTCGGGTTCGCGGTCGGCACGATCCTCGTGATCCTCGCGGCGAAACGGTTCACGCCACGCATCCCCGGTCCGGCGATCGCGCTCGTCGTCTTCACCGGCGCCGCGTACTACTTCCAGCTTCCCTTGGAGACCGTCGAAGCGCGGTTCGGGGAACTGTCTGCGGGTCTCCCGTTCCCGACGCTTCCCGTGATCACGTTGGAGAGGTTGGCCCAACTCGTACCCGCGGCGCTCACCATAGCCCTCCTCGGCGCGATCGAGAGCCTCCTTTCGGCCGTGGTCGCGGACGGAATGATGGAGGACAGGCATGACAGCGACCAAGAGCTCATAGGCCAGGGTATCGCCAATCTCTTAAGCCCATTGTTCGGCGGGATACCGGCCACTGGTGCCATCGCAAGGACGGCGACGAACGTGCAAAACGGGGCGACGACCCCCGTATCGGGCGCCGTCCACTCGGTGTTCATCCTGATCTTCGCCACGTTCTTCTCCGTCCTGATAGGCACCATCCCGATGGCCGTCCTCGCCGGGATACTCACGGTCGTCGCATACAACATGAGCGAGATCCCGAAGTTCAGGCGCGTCCTCTATATGCCCCGCTCCGACGCGGGCGTCATGCTAGCGACGTTCTTCATCACCGTGTTCGTGGATCTCGTCACGGCGGTGGAGGTGGGCATGGTGCTTGCGAGCTTCCAGTTCATGATCAAGATGAGCCGCGTCTCAAGGGTGGAGATCGTGAACCCGGGGGACGACCCCGTGTACAACAGGCAACAATCGCTCGAAGGGAAGGAGATCCCGCCGGGTGTGGCCGTCTACAGTATCGACGGTCCCTTCTTCTTCGGCGCGGCCGAGGAGTTCCAACTTGCCATCGAGCGCGTCTCCGGCCGGCCCAAGGTCGTGATATTCAGGATGCGGCACGTGCCGTACATGGACGCGACGGGCCTCACGACGCTCGAACGCATCGTCAAGAACATGAAGAGGGCCGGGACCGCCGTCGTCCTTTCGGGCGTACAGAACCAGCCCATGGACATGATGCTCCGGGGCGGCTTTTTCCGGACACTCGAGGACCGCAACGTGCACGCCCACATCGACGCGGCGCTCGAACGGGCAAACGAGATCATCGCGTCGCACGGAGCACCGCCCGGGGCGAGGGCCTGA
- a CDS encoding TfoX/Sxy family protein: MAKEDDAIKVTPARLAQSLGPVVGRWGSVSSRKMFGGTAFFVGPRIFCFVWKQGLVVKLGEARIEAMIEALPGSERFSPRPSATGPSKQWAQVPFKYLPSDMGVGWIREAFEYAASGKEERATSQAAPDTKKGSRSKKRG; this comes from the coding sequence GTGGCCAAGGAGGACGACGCGATCAAGGTCACGCCGGCGAGACTTGCGCAATCCCTGGGTCCGGTCGTCGGCCGATGGGGCAGCGTTTCAAGCCGCAAGATGTTCGGCGGCACGGCGTTCTTCGTGGGCCCCAGGATCTTCTGCTTTGTGTGGAAGCAGGGCCTCGTCGTCAAACTTGGCGAGGCACGCATCGAGGCGATGATCGAGGCGCTTCCTGGTTCGGAGAGGTTCAGCCCGCGCCCGAGCGCCACGGGGCCGAGCAAACAGTGGGCGCAGGTCCCGTTCAAGTACCTTCCCTCAGACATGGGCGTCGGGTGGATCCGCGAGGCCTTCGAATACGCTGCGTCCGGGAAAGAGGAACGGGCCACCTCCCAGGCCGCGCCCGACACGAAGAAGGGCTCTCGCTCCAAGAAACGGGGTTGA
- the bcp gene encoding thioredoxin-dependent thiol peroxidase: MLKEGDKAPDFRLQDDTGAEVTLKQFIGKDIGLYFYPKDDTPGCTKEACAFRDVKAEFEKKSAVILGVSKDDVASHQRFKKKHNLNFPLLSDPSGKMIEAYGVWQEKSLYGRIFMGIVRTTFVIDRKGNVAKVFPKVKVDGHWEEVLQAIGEK, from the coding sequence GTGCTCAAGGAAGGCGACAAGGCTCCAGATTTCAGGCTGCAAGACGACACTGGTGCCGAAGTGACGCTCAAGCAGTTCATCGGCAAGGACATCGGCCTCTACTTCTACCCCAAAGACGACACACCGGGCTGCACGAAGGAGGCATGTGCGTTTCGCGACGTGAAGGCGGAGTTCGAGAAAAAGAGTGCCGTGATACTCGGGGTGAGCAAGGACGACGTCGCGTCGCACCAGAGGTTCAAGAAGAAACACAACCTCAATTTCCCCCTGCTTTCGGACCCGTCTGGCAAGATGATCGAGGCATATGGGGTCTGGCAGGAGAAGTCCCTCTATGGGAGGATCTTCATGGGCATCGTGCGCACCACGTTCGTCATCGACCGCAAGGGGAACGTGGCAAAGGTCTTTCCGAAGGTCAAAGTCGACGGTCATTGGGAAGAAGTGTTGCAGGCGATCGGCGAAAAATGA
- a CDS encoding hydrogenase 4 subunit F, which translates to MWLEALLVQALASTLALALFRGPGARRLLTIAATVTQVSSAAMLCVEVMTTGPVRSLGDILLVDALSAWIIMITAIVASAISLYSLVYIPEEEKHGNTSPELLRWYFPLLQSSYLLIFLTLSTPNLGILWIGLEATTLVTAFLVGYYRTEASVDAAWKYLIISSIGITLGLLGTVLMYASAVPAHGFIDDGLRWDFLKAHAGELDAGLVGLAFAFVLVGYGTKAGIAPMHTWLPDAHSQAPAPVSAFLSAIFLNVALYGLFRFQAIAVGAMGATPQTLLIWFGLLSVAVAVPFILVQNDYKRLFAYSSIEHIGIIVVGIGIGTPLAVLGAMLHMLNHSLSKCALFLAGGNISLGYGTHQMKNVTGVARAMPVTALAFLTGVLAITGSPPFGLFFSELLILAGAVQSGRVLEAAALLLLTSIIFAGFIKHALGMHQGEPSIHGAPGDFSRRGAMIALVLVLMVLATGVFLPSEARTLLAGAQATLMP; encoded by the coding sequence ATGTGGCTCGAGGCCCTTCTCGTCCAAGCACTCGCCTCCACCTTGGCGCTCGCCCTGTTTCGCGGGCCCGGCGCCCGGCGCCTCCTCACCATCGCGGCCACCGTGACGCAAGTGTCGAGCGCCGCGATGTTGTGCGTCGAAGTCATGACCACGGGGCCCGTCCGCTCGCTCGGCGACATCCTCCTCGTCGACGCCCTGTCGGCCTGGATCATCATGATCACGGCCATCGTCGCCTCCGCCATCTCGCTTTATTCACTCGTCTACATCCCGGAAGAAGAGAAGCACGGGAACACGAGCCCCGAACTCCTTCGATGGTACTTCCCGCTCCTCCAGTCGAGTTACCTACTGATCTTCCTCACCCTCAGCACGCCGAACCTCGGCATCCTGTGGATCGGCCTGGAGGCGACGACGCTCGTCACCGCCTTCCTCGTCGGCTACTACAGGACGGAGGCCTCGGTCGACGCCGCGTGGAAGTACCTCATCATCAGCTCGATCGGTATCACGCTCGGCCTTCTTGGGACGGTGTTGATGTACGCTTCGGCCGTCCCCGCCCACGGCTTCATCGACGACGGCCTCCGCTGGGATTTCCTGAAGGCGCACGCGGGCGAGCTCGACGCCGGCCTCGTAGGACTCGCCTTCGCGTTCGTTCTCGTCGGTTACGGCACGAAAGCCGGGATCGCCCCCATGCACACGTGGCTCCCGGACGCGCATAGTCAGGCGCCCGCTCCCGTGAGCGCGTTCCTCTCGGCGATATTTCTCAACGTGGCCCTCTACGGTCTATTCAGGTTCCAGGCGATCGCCGTCGGGGCGATGGGGGCGACGCCGCAGACGCTTCTCATATGGTTCGGCCTCCTATCGGTCGCCGTCGCCGTCCCGTTCATCCTGGTCCAGAACGACTACAAGCGCCTCTTCGCCTATTCGAGCATAGAGCACATCGGCATCATCGTCGTGGGGATCGGGATCGGCACGCCCCTCGCCGTCCTTGGCGCGATGCTCCACATGCTCAACCACTCGCTATCCAAATGCGCCCTTTTCCTCGCCGGGGGGAACATCTCGCTCGGCTACGGCACACACCAGATGAAGAACGTCACAGGCGTCGCGAGGGCGATGCCCGTGACGGCGCTGGCCTTCCTCACCGGGGTGCTCGCCATAACCGGGAGCCCTCCGTTCGGGCTCTTCTTCAGCGAGCTTCTCATCCTCGCAGGCGCCGTCCAGTCCGGACGCGTGCTTGAAGCCGCCGCCCTTTTGCTTCTCACTTCCATAATCTTCGCCGGCTTCATCAAGCACGCGCTCGGGATGCATCAGGGCGAACCCAGCATCCACGGGGCTCCCGGGGATTTCAGCCGTCGCGGCGCGATGATCGCCCTTGTCCTCGTCTTGATGGTCCTTGCGACTGGCGTCTTCCTCCCAAGCGAGGCACGGACGCTACTGGCCGGTGCGCAGGCGACGCTGATGCCTTGA
- a CDS encoding NADH-quinone oxidoreductase subunit H, with protein sequence MAVSDFYVTALQAALVLAVSPLLMTVFLKVKAWTQRRRGPPLLQPYADLMKLMEKDEVVSDTASPVFLYAPAVAFAATFAAAMLVPTFFGGAAVFTIGDLFVVVFLLSLARFAMALAALDTGSGFGGFGSSRDVILSAIVEPTLVGAILWGALVTGSTGGPGLAIDARPLPLIAALASYGLVIGSLIIVVLAETGRIPVDNPSTHLELTMIHEAMTLEYSGPRLALVEMTKAMRQFLFVAMLLLFAAPFGFAPDHDGIVPAIVLFMAKILAVCLALAFVETTTAKWRLFRLPELFTVGIALSVLAVMSAVVARGTLHAP encoded by the coding sequence ATGGCTGTGAGCGACTTCTACGTCACGGCCCTTCAGGCGGCGCTCGTCCTCGCGGTGTCGCCCCTCCTCATGACCGTCTTTCTCAAGGTCAAGGCCTGGACACAGAGGCGGCGTGGCCCGCCGCTTCTCCAGCCGTATGCGGACCTCATGAAGCTAATGGAAAAGGACGAGGTCGTGAGCGATACGGCTTCCCCCGTCTTCCTCTACGCCCCCGCCGTGGCCTTCGCCGCCACGTTCGCCGCCGCGATGCTCGTCCCCACCTTCTTCGGCGGTGCGGCGGTCTTCACCATCGGCGACCTCTTCGTTGTCGTGTTCCTCCTGTCACTCGCGAGGTTCGCGATGGCGCTGGCCGCGCTTGATACGGGAAGCGGCTTCGGCGGCTTCGGGTCCAGCCGCGACGTGATACTGTCGGCCATCGTCGAACCGACGCTCGTGGGGGCCATCCTCTGGGGGGCGCTCGTCACGGGCTCCACAGGCGGACCCGGCCTCGCCATCGATGCTAGACCGCTCCCGCTCATCGCGGCGCTCGCCTCGTACGGACTCGTCATCGGCAGCCTCATCATCGTAGTCCTCGCGGAAACGGGCAGGATCCCCGTTGACAACCCCTCGACCCACCTCGAACTGACGATGATACACGAGGCCATGACCCTCGAGTACTCGGGGCCGCGACTCGCTCTCGTGGAAATGACGAAGGCGATGCGCCAGTTCCTGTTCGTCGCCATGCTGCTCCTTTTCGCCGCCCCGTTCGGTTTCGCACCAGACCACGATGGCATAGTTCCTGCAATCGTGCTCTTCATGGCGAAGATCCTCGCCGTGTGCCTTGCCTTGGCGTTTGTCGAGACGACCACCGCGAAATGGCGGCTCTTCCGCCTGCCCGAGTTGTTCACCGTAGGTATCGCGCTTTCGGTGCTCGCGGTCATGTCGGCGGTGGTCGCGAGGGGGACGCTCCATGCTCCTTGA
- a CDS encoding 50S ribosome-binding GTPase: protein MDKAYGRAAKNVSSEPDAIMRRRNTELSRLRAAQNIIDATLARYVDAFPSLQGLPPFYHSLIDVTVSIDKLKLSLGSLDWAREQIGSICDQSATRIRKLQGDALERERMRAYGRTSSILRRIDKHLTFLNEAREVMRHFPDIDPESATIVIAGYPNVGKSSLLRYVSNAKPEIAPYPFTTKGIEIGHFVARRIRFQAIDTPGLLDRPLDKRNKIELQAILALEHLADAIIFILDPSEHCGYTIEAQENLLGEVKKSFPDIPIVEVENKSDLLKRDTKRWTISTTSGEGVEELLAVAVRSASENLELPSIRKVKAA from the coding sequence ATGGACAAGGCCTACGGCAGGGCGGCGAAGAACGTGAGTTCCGAACCGGACGCCATCATGCGCCGCCGCAACACCGAACTTTCGAGACTTCGCGCCGCCCAGAACATCATCGATGCGACGCTCGCGCGCTACGTCGATGCGTTCCCGTCGCTCCAGGGCCTTCCGCCGTTCTACCATTCCCTCATCGACGTGACCGTCTCGATCGACAAGCTCAAACTGTCGCTTGGTTCCCTCGATTGGGCGCGCGAGCAGATAGGAAGCATATGCGACCAGAGCGCGACGCGGATCCGGAAGCTCCAAGGCGACGCGCTAGAGCGTGAAAGGATGCGCGCCTACGGGCGGACGAGTTCGATCCTCCGACGCATCGACAAGCACCTGACCTTCCTCAACGAGGCGCGCGAGGTCATGCGCCACTTCCCGGACATCGACCCCGAATCCGCGACCATCGTCATCGCGGGTTATCCGAACGTGGGCAAGAGTTCGCTACTTCGGTACGTCTCGAACGCGAAGCCGGAGATCGCGCCGTACCCGTTCACGACGAAGGGTATCGAGATCGGCCACTTCGTCGCGCGCAGGATCCGGTTCCAGGCCATAGACACGCCGGGGCTACTCGACCGCCCGCTCGACAAACGGAACAAGATCGAGTTGCAGGCGATCCTCGCCCTCGAACACTTGGCCGACGCGATCATCTTCATCCTGGACCCGTCGGAGCATTGCGGTTACACGATCGAAGCGCAGGAGAACCTTCTTGGCGAAGTGAAAAAGAGCTTCCCCGACATCCCCATAGTGGAGGTCGAGAACAAGAGCGATCTTCTGAAGCGGGACACGAAAAGGTGGACGATCTCGACGACTAGCGGCGAAGGGGTCGAGGAGCTACTGGCGGTCGCGGTCCGAAGCGCCTCGGAGAACCTGGAGCTGCCATCAATCCGAAAGGTCAAGGCAGCCTGA
- a CDS encoding winged helix-turn-helix transcriptional regulator yields the protein MPENADLKLVISDIQKINLVTDGTRRAILELLVGGQMTSRTLAKELNISQQLAYHHLQKLKTAGLVEVGGVDKHGSKEVYYYRAVASSFEFRVPEIRARALGLGPPK from the coding sequence ATGCCCGAAAACGCTGATTTGAAACTCGTTATTTCGGACATCCAGAAGATCAACCTCGTCACCGACGGGACGAGGAGGGCGATCCTTGAGCTTCTGGTGGGCGGCCAGATGACCTCGCGGACACTCGCCAAGGAATTGAACATCTCGCAACAGCTCGCCTACCACCACTTGCAGAAACTCAAGACCGCAGGCCTTGTCGAGGTCGGCGGCGTCGACAAACACGGTAGCAAGGAAGTCTATTATTATCGCGCGGTGGCGAGCTCGTTCGAATTCCGCGTCCCCGAGATCCGCGCCCGCGCCCTCGGTCTCGGACCCCCGAAATAG